A section of the Osmerus eperlanus unplaced genomic scaffold, fOsmEpe2.1 SCAFFOLD_509, whole genome shotgun sequence genome encodes:
- the LOC134015636 gene encoding large ribosomal subunit protein mL65-like, translated as MLPLETEISAEVPEIRYGPELLPLYRRQYENRIFTGSKLADPCSYGHTQFHLVMDRFLRRNLCKANLDDQIEVRLRANAIASLFAWTGAQAVYQGFWSHEDLTRPFVSQAIITDGQCFSFFCYQLNTLALNDSDNPRKNLCWGTGSMRLYEAIQDGNVIGLDNNVLKLLVKFLLNGAKGDI; from the exons ATGCTGCCACTAGAGACGGAAATTTCTGCAGAGGTTCCTGAGATCAGATACGGTCCTGAACTGCTTCCTTTGTATAGGAGGCAGTATGAAAACCGCATTTTCACCG GGTCCAAACTTGCTGACCCTTGCAGCTATGGCCACACGCAGTTCCACCTTGTAATGGATCGTTTTCTGAGGAGAAACCTTTGCAAGGCAAACCTTGATGACCAGATTGAGGTTCGCTTGAGGGCCAATGCTATTGCCAGTCTCTTTGCCTGGACTGGAGCGCAGGCTGTGTATCAAG GTTTCTGGAGTCATGAAGATTTGACGAGGCCATTTGTGTCACAAGCCATAATCACTGATGGACAGTGCTTCTCTTTCTTCTGCTACCAGCTGAATACACTGGCTTTGAATGACTCTGACAATCCAAGAAAGAACCTTTGCTGGGGCACTGGAAGCATGAGGCTGTACGAAGCCATACAGGATGGGAATGTGATTGGGTTGGACAACAATGTCCTGAAACTTCTGGTCAAGTTCTTGTTAAATGGAGCTAAGGGAGATATATGA